In the genome of Pseudarthrobacter sp. IC2-21, one region contains:
- the rpsN gene encoding 30S ribosomal protein S14 — protein sequence MAKKSKIARNEQRKVIVERYAAKRLELKKALVDPNSTDEAREAARLGLQKLPRNASPIRLRNRDIIDGRPRGTFQKFGISRVRFRDMAHRGELPGITKSSW from the coding sequence ATGGCTAAGAAGTCCAAGATTGCTCGCAACGAGCAGCGCAAGGTCATCGTTGAGCGTTACGCTGCCAAGCGCCTCGAACTGAAGAAGGCCCTGGTTGACCCCAACTCAACCGACGAGGCACGCGAAGCTGCACGCCTCGGCCTGCAGAAGCTGCCCCGCAACGCCTCCCCGATCCGTCTGCGTAACCGCGACATCATCGACGGCCGTCCCCGCGGTACCTTCCAGAAATTCGGTATCTCCCGTGTTCGCTTCCGCGACATGGCTCACCGCGGTGAGCTCCCGGGCATCACCAAGTCTTCCTGGTAA
- the rpmG gene encoding 50S ribosomal protein L33: MAKDKDVRPIIKLKSTAGTGYTYVTRKNRRNDPDRMVLKKYDPKIRQHVEFREER; this comes from the coding sequence GTGGCTAAGGACAAGGACGTACGTCCGATCATCAAGCTCAAGTCGACCGCGGGCACGGGTTACACCTATGTAACCCGTAAGAACCGTCGTAACGATCCGGACCGCATGGTTCTGAAGAAGTACGACCCCAAGATCCGCCAGCACGTCGAATTCCGAGAGGAGCGCTAA
- the rpmB gene encoding 50S ribosomal protein L28 yields the protein MAAHCQVTGAEPGFGHSISHSHRRNKRRFDPNIQKKRYWVPSLRRNVTLQVSARGIKTIDVRGIDAVVASILARGVKL from the coding sequence ATGGCAGCACACTGCCAAGTGACCGGAGCCGAGCCGGGCTTTGGGCACAGCATTTCGCACTCGCACCGCCGCAACAAGCGTCGGTTCGATCCGAACATTCAGAAGAAGCGCTACTGGGTTCCGTCCCTGCGGCGTAACGTCACGCTGCAGGTTTCTGCGCGTGGCATCAAGACCATCGACGTACGCGGCATCGACGCAGTCGTCGCCTCTATCCTGGCTCGTGGGGTGAAGCTCTAG
- a CDS encoding ferredoxin reductase family protein codes for MNTQLLPATPAASSSGRPELSPPSAKRPAPGWFARQYRQRMLRTDLLTVIAWVSVAAAIALWLADGGAAQITSPAPLFTAAGIVAGLAGMDLVLLMLLLAARIPFIDRTIGHDRALEFHGKLGKPSLYLLLAHGLLIAVGYGMAEGLDPVTESVNLWAQVPDMWLAFVSMALFIAVVVTSLVAVRRRFPYEFWYVVHLLTYAAVATSLPHQFSVGGLFAAGTWQRWYWLAICIYTGTALVYFRVLEPVLASARHQLSVARVEAVAPGVVNIVMKGRKLEQLAGTGGRFFIWRFLAPGMWWHPHPFSLSAEPVFNGPEGQGTLRVTVRNLGDGSAQLLRLRKGTKVALEGPYGLLSTAARTRNKVVMIGAGIGITPLRALLETTPFAPGEATVLLRGHTDQELYLGSEILDLCQARGVRLFHLTGPRAHGHSTWLPEEAVRNGFSLTSYVPGIADADVYVCGPAAWAANVIADAGKAGVTEEQIHHERFDW; via the coding sequence ATGAACACACAGCTCCTGCCGGCGACTCCGGCCGCAAGCAGCTCCGGCCGCCCGGAGCTTTCACCACCATCAGCGAAGAGGCCCGCCCCCGGCTGGTTTGCCCGCCAGTACCGGCAACGCATGCTTCGGACAGACCTCCTGACCGTCATTGCCTGGGTCTCCGTCGCCGCCGCAATTGCCCTCTGGCTTGCCGACGGCGGGGCCGCCCAGATCACCTCCCCCGCCCCCCTGTTCACGGCGGCCGGGATCGTGGCCGGGCTGGCGGGCATGGACCTGGTCCTGCTCATGCTCCTCCTGGCCGCGAGGATTCCCTTCATAGACCGCACCATCGGTCACGACCGCGCCTTGGAGTTCCACGGGAAGCTGGGAAAACCATCCCTGTACCTGCTTCTGGCACACGGCCTCCTGATCGCGGTCGGTTACGGCATGGCCGAAGGGCTGGATCCGGTCACCGAATCCGTCAACCTGTGGGCGCAGGTCCCGGACATGTGGCTGGCGTTCGTCTCCATGGCGCTGTTCATCGCTGTCGTCGTGACGTCCCTGGTGGCTGTCCGGCGTCGTTTTCCCTACGAGTTTTGGTACGTTGTGCACCTGCTGACCTATGCCGCGGTGGCAACGTCACTGCCCCACCAGTTCAGCGTGGGCGGCCTCTTCGCGGCGGGCACCTGGCAGCGATGGTACTGGCTGGCCATCTGCATCTACACGGGCACGGCCCTGGTGTACTTCCGGGTACTGGAGCCGGTGCTTGCCTCGGCACGGCACCAGTTGTCAGTGGCCCGCGTGGAGGCCGTGGCGCCGGGCGTGGTGAACATCGTCATGAAGGGCCGGAAGCTGGAACAGCTGGCCGGCACGGGCGGACGCTTCTTCATCTGGCGCTTCCTGGCCCCGGGAATGTGGTGGCATCCCCACCCGTTCAGCCTGTCCGCCGAACCCGTCTTCAATGGCCCGGAAGGCCAGGGGACGCTGCGGGTCACCGTGCGGAACCTTGGCGACGGGTCCGCCCAACTCCTGCGGCTGCGGAAGGGGACCAAGGTTGCGCTGGAAGGTCCGTACGGGCTGCTCAGCACGGCTGCCAGGACCAGGAACAAGGTGGTGATGATCGGAGCCGGCATCGGCATAACGCCGCTGCGCGCACTGCTCGAAACCACACCGTTTGCTCCGGGTGAGGCGACCGTCCTGCTCCGCGGCCACACCGACCAGGAGCTCTACCTGGGCAGCGAAATCCTCGACCTCTGCCAGGCCCGGGGGGTCCGGCTCTTCCACCTCACCGGCCCGAGGGCCCACGGCCACTCCACCTGGCTCCCCGAGGAAGCCGTGCGAAACGGCTTCAGCCTCACCTCCTATGTGCCGGGCATCGCGGATGCGGACGTCTACGTCTGCGGCCCGGCGGCGTGGGCGGCCAACGTCATAGCGGATGCCGGCAAAGCCGGCGTTACCGAGGAACAGATCCATCACGAAAGGTTTGACTGGTGA
- a CDS encoding FMN-binding protein, with product MKIRGTVAAALASAGILLAGWQTGTQAGGISTVASSTTAAGTTGATGTGSSGSGSSGAAGSGSSGSSSASGSTGNSASGTYKGTAVQTRFGPVQVQITVANGKITDVTALQLTNTDGKSIQISNRAAPLLRSKVLAAQSADVQTVSGATITSDAYLTSVQAAIDAAHL from the coding sequence GTGAAAATACGCGGAACAGTTGCAGCGGCCCTGGCCTCCGCCGGGATCCTCCTGGCGGGATGGCAAACAGGCACCCAGGCAGGCGGCATCAGCACCGTCGCGTCAAGTACGACGGCGGCAGGCACCACGGGTGCGACAGGTACCGGTTCGTCCGGGTCGGGTTCGTCCGGGGCGGCGGGGTCGGGTTCGTCGGGTTCCTCAAGCGCTTCCGGCTCGACCGGAAACTCCGCCTCCGGCACGTATAAGGGAACCGCCGTGCAGACCCGGTTCGGTCCCGTGCAGGTCCAGATTACGGTAGCCAACGGGAAGATCACGGATGTCACCGCCCTCCAGCTGACCAACACCGACGGCAAGTCCATCCAGATCAGCAACCGCGCGGCGCCCCTGCTCCGGAGCAAGGTCCTCGCGGCGCAGTCGGCGGATGTTCAGACCGTCAGCGGCGCCACTATTACCAGCGACGCGTACCTGACCTCAGTCCAGGCGGCCATTGATGCAGCCCACCTCTAA
- a CDS encoding FAD:protein FMN transferase: MQPTSNPLDAVAGGVVLKARTFECMGTVIGLTLPIGSPAEGQSGFEELAAATAVVERLFRDLDERFSLYRVDSEAARLARGELTLRGASTEMRERYAEAHEWRLRTHGAFTPERPDGVLDLSGLIKAQAIREAGLSLLALGSTDWCLNAGGDVLVSGSPRPGSGESWKAGIVDPADRRSLLTGYALGGSSRHSAVATSGSAERGEHIWRVGSSADFVQVTVGAADITTADVLATAIVAGGMPMLDRATDGWDVAVLAVAPDGELLGTPGFRR, encoded by the coding sequence ATGCAGCCCACCTCTAACCCCCTGGACGCAGTAGCCGGCGGCGTCGTCCTGAAGGCCCGCACCTTTGAATGCATGGGCACGGTCATCGGGCTGACGCTGCCGATCGGCTCCCCCGCGGAAGGGCAGTCAGGGTTCGAGGAGCTCGCTGCCGCCACCGCCGTCGTCGAACGCCTTTTCCGGGACCTGGACGAAAGATTCAGTCTTTACCGCGTGGATTCCGAAGCGGCCAGGCTGGCCCGGGGCGAACTGACGCTGCGCGGCGCCTCAACCGAGATGCGCGAGCGGTATGCCGAGGCGCACGAATGGCGGCTCCGGACGCACGGGGCTTTCACGCCGGAACGGCCCGACGGCGTGCTGGACCTTTCCGGGCTCATCAAGGCCCAGGCAATCCGGGAGGCGGGGCTCTCCCTGCTGGCGCTGGGGAGCACGGACTGGTGCCTCAATGCCGGCGGCGACGTCCTGGTCAGCGGCTCGCCCCGCCCCGGCAGCGGCGAGTCCTGGAAAGCCGGCATCGTGGACCCGGCGGACCGCCGAAGTCTGCTTACCGGGTACGCGCTGGGTGGCAGCAGCCGGCACAGCGCCGTCGCCACCTCCGGCTCTGCTGAACGCGGGGAGCACATCTGGCGGGTGGGAAGCAGCGCTGACTTTGTTCAGGTCACCGTGGGCGCCGCGGACATCACTACCGCCGACGTCCTGGCCACCGCGATCGTAGCCGGCGGCATGCCCATGTTGGACCGGGCCACCGATGGCTGGGACGTCGCCGTGCTGGCCGTCGCCCCGGACGGGGAGCTGCTGGGGACGCCGGGCTTCCGCCGCTAG
- a CDS encoding SGNH/GDSL hydrolase family protein, producing MDFSARYVALGDSFTEGVGDDDATRPNGVRGWADRVAEQLGAADPAFGYANLAIRGRKLRQIMAEQVDAAVELKPTLVTIYAGANDILRPRIDIDDLLTEYDAGIRKLTATGATVVMFTGFDARGSKVFSTMRGRTAIYNELVRGIAGDHGALLVDYWRFSEYYDWGMWAKDRMHMSAAGHANMARRVLTVLEHDHPIDVPPMTPVPELSRAEAIRANARWVREFAGPWVVRRVTGRSSGDGLEPKYGRLTHL from the coding sequence ATGGATTTTTCGGCCCGGTACGTAGCCCTTGGTGATTCCTTTACGGAAGGAGTCGGTGATGATGACGCCACCCGTCCCAACGGAGTCCGGGGCTGGGCCGACCGCGTGGCTGAGCAGCTGGGCGCGGCGGATCCCGCCTTCGGCTACGCCAACCTCGCCATCCGCGGCAGGAAGCTCCGCCAGATCATGGCAGAGCAGGTGGACGCCGCCGTCGAGCTTAAGCCCACCCTGGTAACCATTTATGCAGGGGCCAACGACATTCTGCGGCCCAGGATCGACATCGACGATCTGCTCACTGAGTACGACGCCGGCATCCGCAAGCTGACCGCCACCGGAGCCACCGTGGTGATGTTCACCGGCTTCGATGCACGCGGTTCCAAGGTGTTCAGCACCATGCGCGGGCGCACTGCGATCTATAACGAGCTGGTGCGCGGCATCGCGGGTGACCACGGCGCCCTCCTGGTCGATTACTGGCGCTTCAGCGAGTACTACGACTGGGGCATGTGGGCGAAGGACCGGATGCACATGTCCGCCGCAGGCCACGCCAACATGGCCAGGCGCGTCCTGACGGTCCTCGAACACGACCATCCCATCGACGTCCCGCCCATGACCCCCGTCCCCGAACTCAGCAGGGCCGAAGCGATCCGCGCCAACGCCCGCTGGGTCCGCGAATTTGCCGGGCCGTGGGTGGTCCGCCGGGTCACGGGCAGGTCCTCCGGCGACGGCCTGGAGCCCAAGTACGGCCGGCTCACGCACCTCTGA
- a CDS encoding MarR family winged helix-turn-helix transcriptional regulator — protein sequence MTEPRWLNADERRAWLAILSINTLLPAALDSQLHTAGKVSLFDYNVMAMLSEAEGHFLPMSELAARTSSSLSRLSHVVSKLEKRGWLERRPHPRDARVTTAHLSDDGMATLVNLAPGHVEAVRTKFLDALTDRDVNDLARIGEKIVARLDDDHWILRES from the coding sequence ATGACCGAACCGCGCTGGCTGAACGCCGACGAACGCCGTGCCTGGCTGGCGATCCTGAGTATCAACACCCTTCTCCCCGCCGCCCTGGACAGTCAGCTCCACACTGCCGGCAAGGTATCCCTGTTCGACTACAACGTCATGGCGATGCTTTCGGAGGCCGAAGGGCATTTTCTTCCCATGAGTGAGCTGGCAGCCCGGACCAGTTCGTCGCTGTCCCGGCTCTCGCATGTGGTGTCGAAACTGGAAAAGCGCGGCTGGCTGGAGCGGCGCCCGCACCCGCGTGATGCGCGGGTGACCACAGCGCACCTGTCCGACGACGGGATGGCCACTTTGGTGAACCTCGCCCCGGGGCACGTAGAGGCAGTCCGGACAAAGTTCCTGGATGCGCTGACGGACCGCGACGTTAATGATTTGGCCCGCATCGGGGAAAAAATTGTGGCCCGGCTCGACGATGACCACTGGATCCTCCGCGAAAGCTGA
- a CDS encoding YciI family protein: MFVVSLTYKVPEDIVDYHRPAHMAWVKEAFDDGVFLASGRLVPAVGGVLLSKASRATLDAALARDPFYSNGVAEFEVIEFTATTVAEGYENLLDT; the protein is encoded by the coding sequence ATGTTTGTTGTGTCGCTCACCTACAAAGTGCCCGAAGACATCGTTGACTATCACCGCCCCGCGCATATGGCCTGGGTCAAAGAAGCGTTCGACGACGGCGTGTTCCTTGCGTCCGGACGCCTGGTTCCGGCGGTGGGCGGTGTGCTGTTGTCCAAGGCCAGCCGCGCCACCCTTGATGCAGCCCTGGCCAGGGACCCGTTCTACAGCAACGGGGTGGCCGAGTTCGAGGTCATCGAGTTCACGGCCACCACCGTGGCCGAGGGCTACGAAAACCTGCTGGACACCTAA
- a CDS encoding SGNH/GDSL hydrolase family protein: MCAESLLPSSGRRVFVALGDSFTEGVGDRDERLPNGVRGWADRVAEKLAKANPGWEYANLAIRSKRLRHVVSEQLEPALAMKPALITLYAGGNDILDIGTDMAVLMDDYEKLVARLAGSGATLVLFTGFDVKVSAVLELLKKRNTVYNQRVREIAAQYGAVLVDYWCLDAFHDQRMWDSDRLHMSKAGHKYLAGQVLDQLGVPHKIQPKEWEPLPRLSLREWEQRQRRWVNDWVVPLFGRKIRGITLGDSLAARWPEPVRVPRKRGLKKVAENRAKATGA, from the coding sequence GTGTGCGCTGAATCTTTGCTTCCTTCGAGCGGCCGGCGCGTTTTTGTTGCCTTGGGGGATTCCTTCACAGAGGGCGTCGGCGACAGGGACGAGCGGCTGCCCAACGGGGTGCGCGGGTGGGCTGACCGGGTGGCTGAAAAGCTGGCAAAGGCCAACCCGGGCTGGGAATACGCCAACCTGGCCATTCGGAGTAAACGGCTGCGCCACGTGGTGAGCGAACAGCTGGAGCCGGCGCTTGCCATGAAGCCCGCCTTGATCACCCTGTACGCCGGCGGAAACGACATCCTGGACATCGGCACTGACATGGCTGTCCTGATGGATGACTACGAAAAGCTGGTGGCACGGCTTGCCGGGAGCGGGGCAACGCTGGTCCTGTTCACGGGTTTTGACGTCAAGGTTTCGGCCGTGCTGGAGCTGCTGAAGAAGCGGAACACCGTCTACAACCAGCGGGTCCGGGAAATCGCGGCTCAGTACGGCGCCGTGCTGGTGGATTACTGGTGCCTGGATGCGTTCCATGACCAGCGAATGTGGGACTCGGACCGGCTCCACATGTCCAAAGCGGGCCACAAATACCTCGCGGGGCAGGTCTTGGACCAGCTCGGCGTGCCGCACAAGATTCAGCCCAAGGAATGGGAGCCGCTGCCCCGGCTTAGCCTGCGCGAGTGGGAGCAGCGGCAGCGGCGCTGGGTCAATGACTGGGTGGTGCCGCTCTTTGGCCGCAAGATCAGGGGCATCACGCTGGGGGACTCGCTGGCGGCACGCTGGCCCGAACCGGTCAGGGTACCGCGGAAGCGTGGCCTGAAGAAGGTGGCGGAGAACCGCGCAAAGGCCACAGGGGCTTAG